The bacterium genome has a window encoding:
- a CDS encoding molybdopterin molybdotransferase MoeA, which produces MNPKEALQKILQGVKPLGTERVPLAQALGREAREKLKAPYDYPLRDVSAMDGFAFRFRDCGAGRPLRITGERSAGDTAGKGVGKGHALRIMTGAPIPPGADSVVPKEKVRVERNLLYMERPEKGGHIRYRGEGVRKGRRLTLPAGPLSARTLGFLASLGVPRVGVIRPPRVSVLVTGDELVAPGDRPGDAGVFESNGSMLQAALREEGLEAPVEWVGDRPHRLALEAVAALRDSDLLIVTGGVSVGDHDPTREALRQAGVRQVFWRVAQKPGGPLYYGRQGKKHVFGLPGNPAAVYSCFLLYVLPLLMRLQCRPAPRPVAAALRHPYKPLGRKTHFVKSKLDGKGRARVLGGQGSHLLEMMALGDGLLEVPPGKKVLPVGTRLNFHPFPGTKI; this is translated from the coding sequence ATGAATCCTAAAGAAGCGCTCCAAAAGATCCTACAAGGCGTGAAGCCTTTGGGAACGGAACGGGTCCCGTTGGCCCAGGCCTTGGGCCGGGAAGCGCGGGAGAAGCTCAAGGCCCCTTACGACTATCCCCTGCGGGACGTCTCCGCCATGGACGGGTTCGCTTTCCGCTTCCGGGACTGCGGGGCGGGAAGGCCCCTGCGCATCACCGGGGAAAGGTCGGCGGGGGACACCGCCGGAAAAGGGGTCGGGAAAGGCCATGCGCTGCGCATCATGACCGGGGCACCCATTCCCCCGGGGGCCGACAGCGTGGTCCCCAAGGAAAAGGTCCGGGTCGAGAGGAACCTTCTATATATGGAGCGCCCCGAGAAGGGGGGGCACATCCGCTACCGGGGTGAAGGTGTGCGAAAGGGCCGCCGCTTGACCCTGCCCGCCGGCCCGCTCTCCGCGCGGACCCTGGGATTCCTGGCTTCCCTGGGAGTGCCTCGAGTGGGGGTCATCCGACCTCCCCGGGTGTCGGTGCTGGTCACGGGCGACGAACTGGTGGCGCCGGGGGACAGGCCGGGCGACGCGGGTGTCTTCGAGTCCAATGGATCGATGCTCCAGGCCGCCCTCCGTGAAGAGGGGCTCGAAGCCCCGGTCGAGTGGGTGGGCGACCGGCCCCATCGCCTGGCGTTGGAGGCGGTGGCGGCCCTGCGGGACAGCGATCTGTTGATCGTGACGGGCGGGGTCTCGGTGGGGGACCATGACCCGACCCGGGAAGCCCTGCGCCAGGCGGGCGTTCGGCAGGTCTTCTGGCGGGTGGCGCAAAAGCCGGGTGGGCCGCTCTATTACGGACGCCAGGGGAAGAAGCATGTCTTCGGGCTTCCGGGCAATCCGGCGGCGGTCTATTCCTGTTTCCTGCTCTATGTGCTCCCCCTCTTGATGAGGCTCCAGTGTCGCCCCGCCCCGCGCCCGGTCGCGGCGGCCCTTCGGCATCCCTATAAGCCCTTGGGCCGGAAGACCCATTTCGTGAAATCGAAGCTGGATGGAAAGGGAAGGGCCCGGGTCCTGGGCGGCCAAGGTTCCCATTTGTTGGAGATGATGGCCTTGGGGGATGGGCTTCTGGAAGTCCCGCCGGGAAAAAAAGTTTTACCCGTGGGAACCCGCCTGAACTTCCACCCGTTCCCTGGGACGAAAATATGA
- a CDS encoding MoaD/ThiS family protein: protein MRVKVLLFAGLRERAGRGEMDLELEPGVTVREVPGRVFGAEMVIPPKSLRYAVNQDYVSETQALREGDEVALIPPVAGG from the coding sequence ATGAGGGTCAAGGTCCTCCTATTCGCGGGGCTCCGGGAAAGGGCCGGTCGGGGCGAGATGGACCTGGAACTGGAACCGGGCGTGACCGTCCGGGAGGTGCCGGGCCGCGTGTTCGGGGCCGAGATGGTCATTCCGCCGAAATCCCTCCGATACGCGGTGAACCAGGATTACGTGTCCGAGACCCAAGCCCTCCGCGAGGGGGATGAGGTGGCGCTCATCCCGCCGGTGGCGGGGGGATAG
- a CDS encoding LacI family DNA-binding transcriptional regulator has product MKSKKNPKSTIYDVAARAGVSISTVSRTLNNRSNLTDLTRQKVLKAIADLDFKTDPFARGLVGKQFNLIEVCFSWSSIKINLENEWYLGLLNGINDVVQEKQYGLLINTISGVFDLQEVEKRVSRNTVDGVLMVSPYLKEEEVNQLKDFRVPLVLIGCRANDPSVDFVDCDNAKAVVEVVDHLVKKGHQKIACITGEVKISADAADRLREFKQAMERHGLSVPDPYIVGGDFSKGSGAKAMNKLLALKDRPTAVFASNDLMALGAWDSIVEKGMKVGKDIALVGFDDIPQASVPPYSLTTNKQDYRETSTQAARLLIEKIENPTGWKTRQILVPTQLVVRRSSRVKY; this is encoded by the coding sequence TTGAAAAGTAAAAAGAACCCCAAATCAACCATTTATGATGTCGCCGCCAGGGCGGGCGTCTCCATTTCGACCGTCTCCCGCACCTTGAACAATAGATCCAACCTGACGGATTTAACACGCCAAAAGGTGTTAAAAGCCATCGCGGACCTGGATTTCAAGACCGACCCCTTCGCCCGGGGCTTGGTGGGAAAGCAGTTCAACCTGATCGAAGTTTGTTTTTCCTGGTCGAGCATCAAGATCAACCTGGAAAATGAATGGTACCTCGGGCTTTTGAACGGCATTAACGATGTCGTACAGGAAAAACAGTACGGCCTTTTGATCAATACCATCTCGGGTGTTTTCGACCTGCAGGAAGTCGAAAAACGCGTCTCCCGCAACACGGTCGACGGAGTTTTGATGGTTTCCCCCTACCTCAAGGAAGAGGAGGTGAACCAGCTCAAGGACTTCCGGGTTCCCTTGGTCTTGATCGGATGCAGGGCCAACGATCCTTCCGTGGATTTCGTGGATTGCGACAACGCGAAAGCGGTGGTTGAAGTGGTGGATCACCTGGTCAAGAAGGGGCATCAAAAGATCGCCTGCATCACAGGAGAAGTAAAAATTTCAGCCGACGCGGCGGACCGTTTAAGGGAATTTAAACAAGCGATGGAACGGCATGGGCTTTCGGTGCCGGATCCTTACATCGTCGGGGGGGATTTCAGCAAGGGTTCCGGCGCGAAAGCGATGAATAAGCTGTTAGCCCTCAAGGACAGGCCCACCGCGGTTTTTGCCTCGAACGATCTCATGGCCCTGGGCGCCTGGGACAGCATCGTGGAAAAAGGCATGAAGGTAGGAAAAGATATCGCGCTGGTCGGCTTTGACGATATCCCACAAGCCTCGGTCCCTCCCTATTCCCTCACCACCAACAAACAGGACTATCGGGAAACCAGCACCCAGGCGGCCCGGTTGCTCATCGAGAAGATCGAGAACCCCACCGGTT
- a CDS encoding molybdenum cofactor biosynthesis protein MoaE produces MIEITQEPLKTTERQAKIADVTCGAVVAFEGRVRDHHDGKQVAELRYECYGPMALKELGLIRREALERWPLHDLWIAHRVGVVPLGEAAVWVGASSVHRKEAFEACAWAMDEVKLRAPIWKKETYADGTRTWVEDNCVPGHRHHL; encoded by the coding sequence ATGATAGAGATAACCCAGGAACCGTTAAAAACCACCGAGCGGCAAGCCAAGATCGCCGACGTGACCTGCGGGGCGGTGGTCGCCTTCGAGGGACGGGTGCGCGACCACCACGACGGCAAACAGGTGGCCGAACTGCGCTATGAATGTTACGGACCCATGGCCCTGAAGGAACTGGGACTTATCCGGCGGGAAGCCCTGGAACGATGGCCCCTTCACGACCTTTGGATCGCCCACCGGGTGGGGGTGGTGCCCTTGGGCGAGGCGGCGGTCTGGGTGGGAGCCTCTTCGGTCCACCGGAAGGAGGCCTTCGAGGCTTGCGCCTGGGCCATGGATGAGGTCAAACTAAGGGCTCCCATCTGGAAGAAGGAGACCTATGCGGATGGGACCCGGACCTGGGTCGAGGACAACTGCGTTCCAGGACACCGGCATCATCTTTGA
- a CDS encoding PIN domain-containing protein translates to MTLKHGENAAGQIAADANVLLSAATGRAALKVFTHSHLEVVTTSLNIKEVREYLPVMAGKYGIAVELLESQFQLLAVREYEPKEYHGSMAIARRKIGKRDPDDIDLLALSLERKIPIWSNDGDFSGTGIEWYTTARLLKKLGL, encoded by the coding sequence ATGACTTTGAAACATGGAGAAAACGCCGCCGGACAAATCGCCGCGGACGCTAATGTCCTTCTTTCCGCCGCAACCGGAAGGGCCGCCCTCAAAGTTTTCACACATTCCCACCTTGAAGTCGTGACCACGTCCTTGAATATCAAAGAAGTTCGGGAATACCTCCCCGTAATGGCCGGGAAATATGGAATAGCCGTTGAGCTCTTGGAAAGCCAATTTCAACTATTGGCTGTCCGGGAGTATGAGCCCAAGGAATATCACGGCTCAATGGCCATCGCCCGGAGGAAGATCGGCAAAAGAGACCCGGACGATATCGATCTGTTGGCTTTATCCCTTGAGCGAAAAATACCTATTTGGTCGAACGATGGTGATTTTTCGGGGACCGGCATTGAATGGTATACAACGGCTCGACTTCTTAAAAAATTGGGGCTTTGA
- a CDS encoding molybdenum cofactor guanylyltransferase has protein sequence MPLSVAVLMGGKSTRFGSPKAFLPFRGASLAAHLLREASQFSADAFAVCRQADQVPPDAAVEFRIVTDQWEQEGPLAGLHAALTSAKEQVLFLTGVDMPFLKREAVEGLFHLWRSEGCPDAVVPRYEGRWEPLCSIWSYQALRKLEPGAYRGFQDLINEGPLRVNPVLPGELRKFDPSLWCLAGFNTRTEWERFV, from the coding sequence TTGCCCCTTTCCGTCGCCGTCCTCATGGGCGGGAAGAGCACCCGTTTCGGTTCGCCCAAGGCCTTCCTGCCCTTCCGGGGCGCCAGCCTGGCCGCCCATCTTTTGCGGGAAGCCTCCCAGTTCTCCGCCGACGCCTTCGCGGTCTGCCGCCAGGCCGACCAGGTGCCGCCCGACGCGGCCGTCGAATTCCGGATCGTGACCGACCAATGGGAGCAGGAAGGTCCCCTGGCGGGCCTCCACGCGGCCCTGACCTCGGCCAAGGAACAGGTCCTCTTCCTCACCGGGGTGGACATGCCCTTCCTCAAAAGGGAAGCGGTGGAGGGCCTCTTCCACCTTTGGAGATCCGAGGGATGCCCGGACGCGGTGGTCCCGCGCTATGAGGGCCGTTGGGAACCGCTCTGCTCCATCTGGAGCTACCAGGCCCTGCGCAAACTCGAACCCGGCGCCTATCGGGGCTTCCAGGACCTGATCAACGAAGGTCCCCTGCGGGTGAACCCGGTCCTGCCCGGGGAACTGCGGAAATTCGACCCTTCCCTCTGGTGCCTGGCGGGTTTCAACACCCGCACCGAATGGGAACGGTTCGTTTAG